In Pseudomonadota bacterium, a genomic segment contains:
- a CDS encoding VOC family protein — protein sequence MTPVLTHIALHVRDIDAMQAFYEKLCGMSVVHERNDNGQRVIWMAEPGREKAFVFVMMTGGDPATQDERDFSHLGFACASREEVDRIAKNAEAMGNLFWPPTEEPYPVGYFCGVRDPDGALVEFSYGQPLGPGARD from the coding sequence ATGACACCGGTTCTAACCCATATCGCCCTTCACGTCCGCGACATCGACGCGATGCAGGCTTTCTATGAGAAGCTGTGCGGCATGTCGGTCGTGCATGAGCGGAACGACAACGGCCAGCGCGTGATCTGGATGGCAGAACCGGGACGCGAGAAGGCGTTCGTGTTCGTCATGATGACGGGCGGCGACCCCGCGACACAGGACGAGCGTGATTTTAGTCATCTGGGCTTTGCCTGCGCCAGCCGCGAGGAGGTCGATCGCATCGCGAAGAACGCCGAGGCCATGGGTAACCTGTTCTGGCCGCCAACCGAAGAGCCCTATCCAGTCGGTTACTTCTGCGGCGTGCGCGACCCCGACGGCGCGCTGGTCGAGTTCAGCTACGGCCAACCGCTTGGCCCCGGCGCACGGGACTGA
- a CDS encoding sulfurtransferase TusA family protein, whose product MSHLLDVKGLACPLPVLKAKKKLKSLEPGDELEVLATDPSSVEDFRAFCELTGHTLIDWSEEDGVYSFHLRHKA is encoded by the coding sequence ATGAGCCATCTGCTTGACGTCAAGGGCCTCGCCTGCCCGCTGCCGGTCTTGAAAGCAAAGAAAAAACTTAAGTCGCTTGAGCCCGGCGATGAGCTCGAGGTTCTGGCGACCGATCCCAGCTCGGTCGAGGATTTTCGCGCGTTCTGCGAATTGACCGGCCACACCCTGATCGACTGGTCGGAAGAAGACGGCGTTTATTCGTTTCACCTGCGCCACAAGGCCTGA
- a CDS encoding exo-alpha-sialidase yields the protein MSGDLLHIATRKGLFAASRRHSGWSLSLIGFAGDPVTQVLQITGGPLLAALRLGHFGTKLHASDDGGRTWREVAAPAMPADADTDLAVDLIWCLEETGTGFGHLWAGTIPGALFRSSDAGETWAMNRALWQCNERQAWWGGGYDHPGIHSICVDPNDTGHVTLAVSVGGIWQTSDGGGTWRLTANGFVADYLPPAIADDPKQQDPHRLVACQSDPRRLWTQHHCGIWRSDDGGDAWQAVTAEAPSRFGFAVVVHPKDPDTAWFVPAESDVKRIPAAGRFVVLRTHDGGASFDVLDQGLPKAPAYDLVYRHALDIDASGRRLAMGSTTGALWISDNGGDTWELINAHLPPIAALRFAP from the coding sequence GTGTCGGGCGATCTCCTGCACATCGCCACGCGCAAGGGGTTGTTCGCCGCGTCTCGACGCCATTCGGGCTGGTCCCTCTCGCTGATCGGTTTTGCCGGGGATCCTGTGACACAAGTCCTGCAGATCACCGGCGGTCCGCTGCTCGCCGCGCTCAGACTGGGCCATTTTGGTACCAAACTTCACGCCTCCGACGATGGAGGCCGGACCTGGCGCGAGGTCGCCGCACCGGCCATGCCGGCCGACGCCGACACCGACCTGGCGGTGGATCTCATCTGGTGCCTTGAAGAAACCGGCACCGGCTTCGGCCACCTGTGGGCCGGCACGATCCCGGGCGCGCTCTTTCGGTCAAGCGATGCCGGTGAAACATGGGCCATGAACCGCGCGCTCTGGCAGTGCAACGAGCGACAGGCCTGGTGGGGCGGCGGCTATGATCACCCGGGCATCCATTCGATCTGTGTCGACCCCAACGATACCGGGCATGTCACGCTGGCGGTTTCGGTCGGCGGCATCTGGCAGACGAGCGATGGTGGCGGCACATGGCGCCTGACCGCCAACGGATTTGTCGCCGACTATCTGCCGCCCGCGATCGCCGACGATCCCAAACAGCAGGACCCCCATCGACTGGTCGCCTGTCAGAGCGATCCGCGCCGACTCTGGACACAACATCACTGCGGTATCTGGAGATCCGATGACGGCGGCGATGCTTGGCAGGCCGTCACGGCCGAAGCGCCATCACGGTTCGGCTTTGCCGTCGTCGTCCATCCAAAAGATCCCGACACCGCCTGGTTCGTGCCCGCGGAGTCGGACGTCAAACGTATTCCCGCCGCCGGCCGTTTCGTGGTGCTGCGCACGCACGACGGCGGCGCGAGCTTCGACGTCCTCGACCAGGGCCTACCGAAAGCGCCCGCCTATGATCTCGTCTACCGCCATGCCCTGGACATCGATGCAAGCGGCCGCCGTCTCGCCATGGGATCGACCACCGGCGCGCTCTGGATCAGCGACAACGGCGGCGACACCTGGGAGCTGATCAACGCCCATCTTCCGCCCATCGCTGCCTTGCGATTTGCGCCGTGA
- a CDS encoding Rap1a/Tai family immunity protein, which translates to MIRRIVLFLIFVLPLGAEAQEEGQTASYFYQGCVNFADYVITEDTSEITPDMWTEMVACSSYVRGVGDTIIIHQGLGLTPFCLPQSAATLEIVLAWTNYLRAFPDQMENYAISSLFNAIQHRWPCS; encoded by the coding sequence ATGATTCGACGGATCGTGTTGTTCTTGATCTTCGTGCTGCCGCTGGGCGCGGAGGCGCAGGAGGAGGGCCAGACGGCGTCGTACTTCTATCAGGGCTGTGTCAACTTCGCCGATTACGTGATCACCGAGGACACCAGCGAGATCACGCCGGACATGTGGACCGAGATGGTTGCCTGCTCGTCCTATGTGCGTGGTGTCGGCGACACCATCATTATTCACCAGGGGCTGGGGCTGACGCCGTTCTGCCTGCCGCAAAGCGCGGCGACCCTGGAGATTGTGCTGGCCTGGACCAATTACCTGCGCGCCTTTCCCGACCAGATGGAAAACTACGCGATCTCCTCGCTGTTCAATGCCATCCAGCACCGCTGGCCCTGCTCCTAA
- a CDS encoding MoaD/ThiS family protein yields the protein MHVVVTQQIARFLDCPPADVAASDVAGALDALFERQPKLRPYILDERGRLRRHVRLFVNGAAADGLGQTVRPGDEVYVMQSLTGG from the coding sequence GTGCATGTGGTCGTGACGCAGCAGATCGCGCGATTTCTCGATTGTCCCCCCGCGGACGTCGCAGCGAGCGATGTGGCGGGCGCGCTTGACGCGTTATTCGAGCGCCAGCCCAAGCTGAGACCCTACATCCTCGACGAGCGAGGCCGCTTGCGCCGCCACGTGAGGCTATTCGTCAACGGCGCGGCGGCCGACGGACTGGGCCAAACCGTGCGGCCGGGCGACGAGGTCTATGTCATGCAATCGCTGACCGGAGGCTAG
- the thiB gene encoding thiamine ABC transporter substrate binding subunit: MQGSVNREPLPKPDEGRVAMRFSFRVLLTAGSVFLASALSAHAQDRTLTIYTYDSFVSEWGPGPGITEAFEAECGCTIDWVGVDDAGLLLSRLRLEGDATNADIILGLDTNLMAEAEATGLLAPHGADLSRLDLPLPWDDATFVPFDYGYFAFVYDSDVLPEPPASLADLIDNPDGPKIIIQDPRTSTPGLGLMLWVKTVYGEEAPAAWQSLSGRILTVTKGWGEAYNLFLEGEAPMVLSYSTSPAYHQIVEETDRYGAAMFPEGHYIQVEVAAMTANTDDEELARQFLDFITSDGFQTVIPTGNWMYPVTDLGDALPPQFDELPTPDGVLLIAPDEVAANRTAWIDEWLNAIAQ; encoded by the coding sequence ATCCAAGGATCCGTCAATCGTGAACCCCTTCCGAAACCAGATGAAGGAAGGGTTGCGATGCGTTTTTCATTCAGAGTTCTACTGACGGCCGGTTCGGTTTTTCTCGCGAGCGCGCTGAGCGCACACGCACAGGACCGGACCTTGACCATCTACACCTATGACTCGTTCGTTAGCGAGTGGGGGCCGGGGCCCGGCATCACCGAGGCGTTCGAGGCGGAATGCGGTTGCACCATCGACTGGGTCGGCGTCGATGATGCCGGCCTGTTGCTGAGCCGGCTGCGCCTGGAAGGTGACGCGACGAACGCCGACATCATCCTGGGCCTCGACACCAACCTGATGGCCGAGGCAGAGGCGACCGGCCTACTGGCGCCGCACGGCGCCGACCTGTCGCGTCTGGACCTGCCGCTGCCCTGGGACGACGCCACCTTCGTGCCGTTCGACTACGGCTATTTCGCGTTCGTCTATGACAGCGACGTCTTGCCTGAACCGCCGGCAAGTCTGGCCGACCTGATCGACAATCCCGACGGCCCCAAAATCATTATCCAGGATCCACGCACCAGCACGCCGGGCCTAGGCCTGATGCTGTGGGTCAAGACAGTTTATGGCGAGGAGGCTCCCGCCGCATGGCAATCGCTATCCGGGCGCATCCTGACGGTCACCAAGGGTTGGGGCGAAGCCTACAACCTGTTCCTGGAAGGCGAAGCACCGATGGTACTGAGTTATTCGACCTCGCCCGCCTACCATCAGATCGTCGAAGAGACAGACCGATACGGCGCGGCAATGTTCCCGGAAGGCCACTATATCCAGGTCGAGGTCGCGGCCATGACCGCGAACACCGATGATGAGGAGCTCGCCAGGCAGTTCCTGGACTTCATCACCTCCGATGGCTTCCAAACGGTCATTCCGACCGGCAACTGGATGTACCCGGTCACCGATCTGGGCGACGCCCTGCCGCCACAGTTTGACGAACTGCCCACTCCCGATGGGGTGCTTTTGATTGCACCCGACGAGGTCGCGGCGAACCGAACGGCCTGGATCGACGAATGGCTCAACGCCATCGCGCAATGA
- a CDS encoding MFS transporter: MADTDNRVARHRADGASSVHEHEGWNFKVLVLQGTAIDLNRVFASPKLVLPYLYIALGAPVVFAGLLIPIVQVARMLTQLVAAPRISSAVARKWFMVFGIIITIAALAVIAIAAEQEQTIFLALLFLVVAGVLGIGQGLNSLALQTMLRHIMTRERQNRLLLYQQFIGGILAIAIAAGSVFWFDFGDSLTSHISLLWIGIGAALVATIVTMAVREYYGARDTAAAKDMPSEPAEPPSPSPHLLHGFGLLRRLKWFRQFCILRCLLLSVELAMPFYAIHAALPLGAKAGTLHAFVIASSLGMVMSGIIWRNQARWPLRYSIFASALIAASAAVAAVLIELTSGGTVDYLWHVVVFFLIALAAKGTNVARQVYLLSASSKADAAYHVSVSNAITGVVAIVFAFILGVLAHVGHAIWPILILLSLNLVTAVYALSLPSEHHAAAETP, encoded by the coding sequence ATGGCGGACACCGACAATCGGGTAGCGCGGCATCGGGCCGACGGCGCGTCGAGCGTCCACGAGCACGAAGGCTGGAACTTCAAGGTCCTTGTCCTGCAGGGCACGGCGATCGACCTCAACCGCGTTTTCGCCAGTCCCAAGCTCGTTCTGCCTTATCTCTATATCGCGCTTGGCGCGCCGGTCGTGTTCGCCGGTTTGTTGATCCCCATCGTGCAGGTCGCGCGCATGCTGACACAACTTGTCGCGGCACCGCGCATCTCATCAGCCGTGGCGCGCAAGTGGTTCATGGTGTTCGGCATCATCATCACGATCGCCGCGCTTGCCGTCATCGCGATCGCCGCGGAACAGGAGCAGACAATCTTCCTGGCTCTGCTGTTCCTGGTGGTCGCCGGTGTGTTGGGCATTGGTCAGGGGCTGAACTCCTTGGCTCTCCAGACCATGCTGCGCCACATCATGACCCGGGAACGTCAGAACCGGCTCTTGCTGTATCAGCAGTTCATCGGCGGTATCCTTGCCATCGCGATCGCGGCCGGCTCGGTCTTTTGGTTCGACTTCGGCGATTCCCTGACAAGCCACATTTCGCTTCTTTGGATCGGCATCGGCGCGGCACTTGTCGCGACGATCGTGACCATGGCGGTGCGCGAATACTATGGCGCCCGCGATACGGCGGCCGCGAAGGACATGCCGTCCGAGCCAGCTGAGCCGCCGTCGCCGTCGCCCCATCTCCTGCACGGTTTCGGCCTGTTGCGCCGGCTCAAGTGGTTCCGCCAGTTCTGCATCCTTCGCTGCCTTTTGCTGTCGGTCGAGCTGGCGATGCCGTTCTATGCCATCCACGCCGCGTTGCCACTGGGTGCCAAGGCAGGGACGCTGCACGCCTTCGTCATCGCCTCAAGCCTGGGCATGGTGATGTCCGGGATCATCTGGCGCAATCAGGCGCGCTGGCCGCTGCGCTACTCTATCTTCGCCTCCGCCCTGATCGCCGCATCCGCGGCCGTCGCCGCCGTCTTGATCGAGCTGACATCGGGCGGCACGGTCGACTACCTTTGGCACGTCGTCGTGTTTTTCCTGATCGCCCTGGCGGCAAAGGGCACCAATGTGGCGCGTCAAGTCTATCTGCTGTCCGCCTCGTCGAAGGCGGATGCCGCCTATCATGTATCCGTCAGCAACGCGATCACCGGCGTGGTGGCGATCGTGTTCGCCTTCATCCTCGGCGTGCTCGCCCATGTCGGCCATGCGATCTGGCCGATCCTCATTCTGCTCTCGCTTAACCTGGTGACCGCGGTCTATGCGCTCAGCCTGCCCAGTGAACACCACGCCGCCGCGGAGACACCTTAG